The following proteins are encoded in a genomic region of Zea mays cultivar B73 chromosome 9, Zm-B73-REFERENCE-NAM-5.0, whole genome shotgun sequence:
- the LOC103638494 gene encoding uncharacterized protein, with product MQSLPPPHNRLTDIPCAHSCTLLASAVSSSSLAMAASSPARLYYLLLLVLFLATPSVRASSELRRRVEAPAALPPGVAEGRARQEFHVPPTKGPIREQRRSRPRGGGTGAWTFSAMLPRGFVPPSGSSDCHNDMPANAADPQFFACSGAGTP from the coding sequence ATGCAAAGTCTCCCTCCCCCACACAACAGGCTCACAGACATTCCATGCGCGCACAGCTGCACGCTGCTCGCGTCCGCCGTCTCCTCGTCGTCCTTAGCGATGGCGGCGTCGTCCCCAGCGCGGCTCTATTACCTTCTCCTGCTGGTTCTCTTCCTCGCCACGCCCTCCGTACGCGCTTCCTCGGAGCTCCGGCGCCGCGTGGAGGCGCCGGCGGCGTTGCCACCCGGCGTGGCCGAAGGGCGCGCGCGGCAGGAGTTCCACGTGCCGCCAACAAAGGGCCCgatcagggaacaacggaggagcAGGCCGCGCGGCGGTGGCACCGGCGCGTGGACCTTCTCAGCGATGCTGCCCCGGGGGTTCGTGCCGCCGTCGGGCTCGTCCGACTGCCACAACGACATGCCGGCCAACGCCGCCGACCCCCAATTCTTCGCCTGTAGCGGTGCCGGGACGCCGTGA